The Brassica napus cultivar Da-Ae chromosome C7, Da-Ae, whole genome shotgun sequence genome has a segment encoding these proteins:
- the LOC106430404 gene encoding uncharacterized protein LOC106430404: protein MTDPETRYLTLEKMALAVVTSARKLRPYFQSHTIEVLTNQPLRTVMQNTNQSGRLSKWAIELSEHDIVFKNRTAAKSQVLADFLIELAPELEQDLILPSQNWILHVDGSSTNKGSGAGVQLQSPTGELIRQSFSFGFAALNNEAEYESLIAGLRLAKAVKAKRLSAYCDSQLVTSQFSGDYDAHNERMDAYLKIVQTLAKDFEFFELTKVPRGENVCADALAALGSRLRDQVKRTIPINKIYKPSIDLTPIETAIVAPITKATPTNQVLEEVSNDTNDWRTEFIDYLVDGKLPPEKWIARRLKTRSAHYVFLDGELHRWTTTKVLLKCINGEETHLVMAETHEGAAGNHSVGRALALKVKSLGFYWPTMNADCEAYAQRCDQCQRHASTIHSPTQLQRTMTAPYPFMRWGMDIVGPMPSSRQKRFVLVLTDYFTSGLRRKLSQALQKKRSNDLCGRTSFVATAYLTR from the coding sequence ATGACTGATCCAGAGACTCGATACCTCACCCTTGAGAAGATGGCTCTCGCCGTTGTAACATCGGCGAGAAAACTGCGTCCCTACTTCCAGTCGCACACAATCGAAGTATTGACAAATCAACCATTGCGAACGGTAATGCAGAATACAAATCAATCCGGACGGTTATCGAAGTGGGCTATCGAACTCAGCGAGCACGACATTGTCTTCAAGAATCGAACAGCTGCGAAATCTCAAGTCCTCGCAGACTTTCTCATCGAGCTCGCACCAGAGCTCGAGCAAGATCTAATCCTCCCGAGTCAAAATTGGATACTCCACGTCGACGGGTCGTCGACAAACAAAGGATCAGGAGCAGGAGTGCAGCTGCAATCCCCGACAGGAGAACTGATCAGACAGTCGTTCAGCTTCGGCTTCGCCGCTTTAAACAATGAAGCAGAGTACGAGTCGTTGATCGCAGGGCTAAGACTCGCCAAGGCAGTCAAGGCAAAACGCCTCAGCGCATACTGCGACTCGCAACTCGTAACTAGTCAGTTTAGTGGTGACTACGACGCCCACAACGAACGAATGGACGCATACCTTAAGATCGTTCAAACACTTGCCAAAGATTTCGAATTCTTCGAACTCACCAAAGTCCCCCGAGGAGAGAACGTATGCGCTGATGCTCTCGCTGCCTTAGGTAGCAGGTTACGCGATCAGGTGAAACGTACCATCCCTATCAACAAGATCTACAAACCAAGCATCGACCTGACTCCCATCGAGACCGCCATCGTAGCACCAATAACCAAAGCCACACCCACGAACCAAGTCCTCGAAGAGGTGTCAAACGACACCAACGACTGGAGAACAGAATTTATTGACTATCTGGTCGATGGAAAGCTACCTCCCGAGAAATGGATTGCACGACGACTCAAGACGCGGAGTGCCCACTATGTCTTCCTCGACGGAGAACTCCACCGATGGACCACAACCAAGGTACTTCTGAAGTGCATCAATGGCGAAGAGACACATTTAGTCATGGCTGAAACGCACGAAGGCGCTGCAGGAAATCATTCTGTAGGTCGAGCACTTGCTTTAAAAGTAAAGAGTCTCGGTttctactggccaacgatgaaTGCAGACTGCGAAGCTTACGCCCAGCGATGTGATCAGTGCCAGCGACATGCCTCAACGATCCACTCCCCGACACAGTTGCAACGAACGATGACAGCTCCATACCCTttcatgcgatggggaatggacataGTCGGCCCGATGCCGAGTTCTCGACAGAAACGCTTCGTCCTGGTCTTGACAGATTACTTCACAAGTGGATTGAGGCGGAAGCTTTCGCAAGCATTACAGAAAAAGAGGTCCAACGATTTGTGTGGAAGAACATCATTTGTCGCCACGGCTTACCTTACGAGATAG
- the LOC106432255 gene encoding uncharacterized protein LOC106432255, whose amino-acid sequence MKDRMLEGPTSAPLIERVLAETLKTPFSRKITDVRSRPTEKIRLPTYAGKADPTDHITAFNITMGRTNFSEEERDAGYCRLFVESLQGPALGWFTGLECDSINDFHDLTTAFLKHYIMFTKQGATLSDLWNLSQGSSQSLRDFMEKFKAVASKVQVPDSVAVDALMNTFYFKSLFREDLYRNPTTSLQDAIARSNNFIRMEEDTAAILKKLNTATKPATVPKVPEARQEPRQHASGSKPNQPKSFVYVVEDKNASPQPTVVVREKGWNVWENDLNAQTSSTPPASSPGPAEPNMWCSFHKSKAHNTRNCRHLLDTLFSSYEKGTSNVELPKPRPNGTKSWSEKKTHKNQDKCGNRPKHTEDDKPEEHEEEDGDAQVDEEQPRNRRRVQVILARPSSSSDEEEDKQVHDSREYSSKRTNESIGSEGSNDLRNKLRRKSQTSDRAYDSHGDLRSIIEKSKARKIEDSSARSRLRPRVIDLREKLNSKLEDLRIKLNRPKHSNLRRRIEVARSKNEDGHKSVVEDSPVVEDSPNVKNSPIIEDSPSDLRTRLRNKRVVESNFLNVIMGGSPPCGDSVRSVKDHRRQAVTSKKWPSKPENDSSITFSPDDAIGVHLPHNDPLLVEVGIAKCDVAKVLIDTGSSVDLIFRDTLDKMGVDLRDMKPSSRSLTGFNGASETMIGTIKLPVYPCGVIRTVKFSVIRTKAPYNAILGTPWLHSVKAVSSTYHQCVKFPGPNGEVQTLRRDQQAARELLIATVKMQQ is encoded by the coding sequence ATGAAAGACCGGATGCTCGAAGGACCTACTTCAGCGCCGCTGATCGAACGTGTCCTCGCCGAAACCCTAAAAACCCCATTTTCCCGGAAGATCACCGACGTACGTTCCCGGCCGACCGAGAAAATTCGCCTTCCGACTTACGCAGGAAAGGCGGACCCAACCGACCACATCACTGCTTTCAACATCACGATGGGTCGAACCAACTTCTCTGAGGAAGAAAGAGACGCTGGCTACTGTCGTCTCTTCGTGGAAAGTCTTCAAGGACCAGCTCTCGGATGGTTCACTGGATTGGAGTGCGACTCTATCAACGATTTCCACGATCTGACGACTGCGTTCCTCAAGCACTACATCATGTTTACAAAACAAGGAGCAACTCTGTCCGATTTATGGAATCTATCTCAAGGATCGAGCCAAAGCCTCCGCGACTTCATGGAAAAATTCAAAGCAGTCGCTTCGAAAGTCCAAGTCCCCGACAGCGTTGCCGTCGACGCACTAATGAACACTTTCTATTTCAAGTCCTTGTTTCGCGAGGATCTTTACAGAAATCCAACCACTTCGCTCCAGGACGCAATCGCCAGGTCAAACAACTTCATCCGAATGGAAGAAGACACAGCGGCGATACTTAAGAAACTGAACACGGCAACCAAACCGGCAACTGTCCCCAAAGTTCCTGAGGCACGCCAGGAACCTCGTCAGCACGCCTCGGGCAGTAAACCTAACCAGCCGAAAAGTTTCGTCTACGTGGTTGAAGATAAAAACGCGTCCCCACAGCCCACTGTCGTTGTACGCGAAAAAGGTTGGAATGTCTGGGAAAACGACCTAAATGCGCAAACCTCTTCGACACCTCCGGCGTCAAGTCCTGGACCAGCTGAGCCAAACATGTGGTGTAGCTTCCACAAGTCTAAGGCACATAATACAAGGAACTGCAGGCATTTGTTAGACACCCTCTTCTCGTCGTACGAAAAGGGAACGTCAAACGTCGAACTCCCTAAGCCTAGGCCGAACGGCACCAAGAGCTGGAGCGAAAAGAAAACTCACAAGAATCAGGATAAGTGTGGAAACCGGCCAAAGCATACTGAGGATGACAAGCCAGAAGagcatgaagaagaagacggcgATGCACAAGTTGACGAGGAGCAACCGCGTAATCGTCGACGTGTACAAGTCATCCTCGCACGACCCAGTTCCTCctcagatgaagaagaggataaACAGGTCCATGACTCACGCGAGTATTCCAGCAAACGAACAAACGAGAGCATAGGATCAGAAGGGTCAAACGACTTAAGAAACAAGCTCAGGCGAAAGTCGCAGACATCTGATCGTGCATACGACTCACACGGAGATCTCCGCTCAATCATCGAAAAATCCAAGGCTAGGAAAATCGAGGACTCGAGTGCTCGATCCCGTCTCAGGCCACGAGTCATCGATCTTCGTGAGAAGCTCAACTCAAAGTTGGAAGACCTCAGAATCAAGCTCAACCGACCAAAACATTCAAACTTACGACGAAGAATCGAGGTGGCGAGGTCCAAGAATGAGGACGGACACAAATCTGTTGTCGAGGACTCACCCGTTGTCGAGGACTCGCCCAACGTCAAAAATTCACCTATCATCGAAGACTCGCCTAGCGACTTGAGGACTCGACTGAGAAATAAACGAGTCGTCGAGTCTAACTTCTTAAACGTAATCATGGGTGGCTCACCTCCTTGCGGTGATTCCGTCCGGTCTGTAAAGGACCATCGACGACAGGCAGTAACCTCGAAGAAATGGCCATCGAAACCCGAGAACGATTCCTCAATCACTTTCTCGCCAGACGATGCCATCGGTGTACATTTACCTCACAACGACCCACTGCTAGTCGAGGTAGGAATTGCGAAGTGTGACGTCGCTAAAGTGTTGATTGACACAGGCAGTTCAGTCGATTTAATCTTTCGAGATACGCTCGATAAGATGGGAGTCGACCTGCGCGACATGAAACCATCATCTCGCTCCCTTACAGGATTCAACGGTGCTTCTGAGACAATGATTGGTACAATCAAACTCCCCGTCTATCCCTGCGGAGTGATACGCACGGTCAAATTCTCAGTCATCCGAACGAAAGCTCCTTACAACGCGATCCTCGGAACCCCCTGGTTACATTCTGTTAAGGCAGTGTCTTCGACATATCATCAGTGCGTGAAGTTTCCAGGACCAAACGGTGAAGTGCAGACGCTTCGCAGAGACCAGCAGGCCGCTCGCGAACTACTCATCGCAACGGTGAAAATGCAACAATAA